In the Malaya genurostris strain Urasoe2022 chromosome 1, Malgen_1.1, whole genome shotgun sequence genome, one interval contains:
- the LOC131427953 gene encoding uncharacterized protein LOC131427953, translated as MAEGTASTAAGGRNCINCDDIDSIDDMVQCDCCDLWVHFHCAGVTEAVKNVPWNCSKCSNQLQVPPRSDKKAPSKKGSSKKTGSKSDAGSETSRAASLDLSIQQLELDQENLEKELEEQKLVHQKRLDMERKISEKRRAQQKEMLAKEKELMQQRLNDELEFLEQQKVLRVNFQRYHDKLYRQFEGSHVNDASKRENTFDKVNTWMNSVQQDPRGAYPKGCVWSKGISDTPVPNLFHQNLLNSKAGNPGTDAVASKQQMRLQDESGGNPVVPPSKFIRDTIRPAWQQSLHENDDEIEKEREEVEEDSDQLPDLTEQEKEIIRNIVNRRRSQRTEFQQPFSTRGPTSEQLAARHAVSKHLPIFKGEPEVWPLFISSYEYTTDACGFTNTDNLKRLQDSLQGLAKEAVQSRLLLPESVPEVIEDLRQLFGSPEKLLKSLVAKVRKAPGPRIDKLESFLYFGITVKQLCDHLEAAKLHDHLNNPMLVQELVSKLPPEYKLDWVRFKRGKAGTPLRVFTDFTNGIVSEVSEVAEFSGLEVTRQWDVKGAKSKKKEFVYAHAAHNSPSNTTNLAGTKEKKVCPACKRKDHKLRFCDDFEKMGLRDRLRLVEKFKLCVLCLSEHGHSRCTFNVQCKIDHCKGKHHPLLHRTEELVQVTLHYGESSVNLNAFIDEGASATLLNNTIAVKLSADGVSEPLVVHWTSNVKRHEDQSKRLDLFVSARGSDTMHKLKGVRTVKELMLPKQGINLQDLTDRFEHLRGFPVNEYDTVAPQLLIGLDNLHLFAPLESRVGGSGEPIAVRSLLGWTIYGPDKSASSTKTVINHHSILTVTNQQLHEMLGKQYAIEDLSTSSIDFPESEEDKLARDILEKTTIRVGGRFETGLLWKNGVPDFPDSYPMAERRLKALEKRLSKNPELQQNVFQQIVEYQRKGYCHKATQAELDDTENFKKWYLPLNVVQHPKKPGKVRLVWDAAATVNGVSLNSNLLKGPDLLTALPSVICKFREKPVAFGGDVREMYHQLRIREADKQTQRFLFRFDPRSPPEIYVMDVATFGSASSPCSAQFVKNLNAKEYATQFPEAAKAIVERHYVDDYYDSVDSEEVAVRRAKEVRFIHLKAGFEIRNWASNSENVLRELGESKHETTIHFQQDKITEKERVLGLIWDTKLDVFSFCIPTKEDVFAFDNRPTKRQVLSTVMSLFDPLGLLAPLTVLGKMLIQDLWRTGCDWDELICEDTFSEWKRWIELLRDVELVKIPRPYFGSTLSTEYHGVQLHVFCDAGEKAFGCAGYFRIVVGGRAICSLVMARTKVSPLKQLTIPRLELQAAVLAAKLAKAIRRYHSLKVEKVFFWTDSQTVLSWIRSDQRKYKQFVGFRIGSILSLTNVTDWRWTPSKLNVADHLTKWDNMPSMLPDGQWFRGLDFLYEAEQQWPKQVQPQPNTTTEMRAIFLLHDIVLIEPFIDANRISKWNVLVRTVACLYRFISNCRRKHRGQPIEAFTCTENQRELICSFIPAIKVGLRKDEYRSAEEGLFRMAQCEAFGDEIKILRRNRQVPRDKWMSLEKSSPLYKMTPLLDSSDVLRLEGRSAGAEMLPFDLRFPIVLPKDNIITTRLVQYYHARFGHAFRETVKCEIKQRFVILNLSSVIANIERQCAWCKVNKNRPSIPRMAALPVQRLTPYRRPFTFVGVDYLGPVIVTIGRRSEKRWIVVFTCLVVRAIHLEVANSLNAQSCLMAIRRFICRRGPAAEYFSDNGTNFRAASKEITQQIREVQKECAEEMTDARTQWHFNPPAAPHMGGVWERMVRTVKATMASLDDGRKLTDEILHTTLCEAEDMINSRPLLFASLESPLPVLTPNDFLRGSCPNEPQEVVPPTNVALALRDSYKRSQQLSDELWKRWIREYVPSINLRTKWFSETRSLSKGDLVYVVDGDRRKAWIRGVIEEPIVSSDGRVRQAVVRTNSGTYKRAVAKLAVLDIEGGNAAPIQGSGSGLRVGDCCENDARDK; from the exons ATGGCTGAGGGAACAGCATCAACCGCAGCAGGAGGACGAAATTGTATTAACTGTGACGACATTGATTCTATAGACGATATGGTCCAATGTGACTGCTGCGATTTATGGGTCCATTTCCATTGTGCTGGAGTAACGGAAGCTGTTAAAAATGTTCCCTGGAATTGCTCGAAGTGCAGCAATCAGTTGCAAGTGCCACCTCGATCTGACAAGAAGGCGCCCAGCAAGAAGGGGTCTTCGAAGAAGACGGGCTCAAAGAGCGATGCAGGATCGGAAACTAGCAGAGCTGCTAGTCTGGACCTATCTATCCAACAATTGGAATTGGATCAGGAAAATTTAGAGAAGGAGCTAGAGGAGCAAAAGCTCGTCCATCAGAAGCGACTCGATATGGAGCGTAAAATTTCGGAAAAACGAAGGGCTCAGCAAAAAGAAATGTTGGCCAAGGAAAAGGAACTAATGCAACAACGATTAAACGACGAGCTCGAATTTTTGGAACAACAAAAGGTGTTACGTGTAAATTTCCAACGATACCATGACAAGCTTTATCGTCAATTCGAAGGCAGTCACGTAAACGACGCCAGCAAACGTGAAAACACCTTTGACAAAGTGAATACGTGGATGAATTCTGTGCAGCAGGATCCTCGAGGGGCCTACCCGAAAGGTTGTGTCTGGTCCAAAGGCATATCGGATACACCTGTGCCCAATCTATTCCATCAGAATTTGTTAAATTCTAAAGCAGGTAATCCTGGAACAGATGCGGTTGCAAGCAAGCAACAGATGCGGTTGCAAGACGAATCGGGGGGGAACCCGGTTGTCCCACCAAGTAAATTCATCCGTGATACGATAAGACCTGCATGGCAGCAGTCGTTGCATGAGAACGACGACGAAATTGAGAAAGAACGGGAGGAAGTTGAAGAAGATTCAGATCAGCTGCCGGATCTGACCGAACAAGAAAAGGAAATTATTCGAAACATTGTAAACCGTCGAAGGTCGCAGAGAACTGAGTTTCAACAACCATTCTCGACCAGAGGACCTACCTCCGAACAGCTTGCCGCACGACATGCGGTATCGAAACATTTGCCTATTTTTAAGGGAGAGCCAGAAGTGTGGCCACTTTTTATAAGCAGTTATGAATACACTACAGATGCATGTGGGTTCACCAACACAGATAATTTAAAGCGACTGCAAGATAGTCTTCAAGGATTGGCAAAGGAAGCCGTTCAAAGTCGATTATTGTTACCGGAATCGGTTCCCGAAGTTATAGAAGACCTTCGCCAACTGTTTGGCAGTCCGgagaaattattgaaatcacTTGTAGCTAAAGTTCGAAAAGCGCCGGGGCCGCGCATTGATAAACTCGAAAGTTTTCTTTATTTCGGAATAACCGTTAAACAACTTTGCGATCATCTCGAAGCTGCTAAGCTACACGACCACTTGAACAATCCGATGCTCGTCCAGGAGCTAGTCAGTAAGCTGCCACCTGAGTATAAGCTGGATTGGGTGCGCTTCAAGCGCGGTAAAGCTGGAACTCCGCTCAGGGTGTTCACCGATTTCACTAACGGGATCGTCTCGGAAGTTTCCGAGGTGGCCGAATTCAGCGGTCTTGAAGTCACTCGCCAGTGGGATGTAAAAGGAGCTAAAAGTAAAAAGAAGGAGTTTGTATACGCTCATGCCGCACATAATAGTCCGTCGAACACGACCAATTTGGCTGGTACCAAGGAAAAAAAGGTTTGCCCGGCGTGTAAGAGAAAGGATCACAAGTTGCGATTCTGCGATGATTTCGAAAAAATGGGACTACGAGATCGTCTAAGGTTGGTAGAGAAGTTCAAGCTTTGCGTACTATGTTTAAGCGAACACGGTCATTCGCGCTGCACGTTCAATGTTCAATGCAAGATAGATCACTGTAAGGGCAAGCATCATCCCTTGCTTCATCGTACTGAAGAACTCGTCCAG GTAACATTGCATTATGGTGAGTCGTCTGTAAATTTGAATGCCTTCATAGATGAAGGCGCATCCGCCACGTTGCTGAATAACACAATTGCGGTTAAATTATCAGCTGATGGGGTATCCGAGCCATTGGTAGTTCATTGGACTTCTAACGTAAAGCGCCATGAGGATCAATCTAAAAGGTTGGACCTTTTTGTATCTGCGAGAGGGTCCGATACCATGCACAAATTAAAGGGTGTTCGTACCGTGAAAGAATTGATGCTGCCTAAACAGGGTATCAATCTTCAGGATCTTACAGATCGTTTTGAGCACCTGCGGGGGTTCCCGGTAAATGAATACGATACAGTGGCACCGCAATTACTAATTGGACTGGACAACCTGCATTTATTCGCGCCATTGGAATCTCGAGTAGGTGGATCTGGAGAGCCAATAGCAGTACGTTCATTGTTAGGTTGGACCATATATGGTCCCGATAAGTCGGCGTCTTCAACGAAAACAGTTATTAATCATCACTCCATTCTGACTGTAACCAATCAACAATTACACGAGATGCTCGGAAAACAATACGCCATCGAAGATTTGTCTACGTCGTCAATCGATTTTCCTGAGTCCGAAGAAGATAAACTGGCTCGCGACATTTTGGAGAAAACGACTATTCGAGTGGGAGGTCGTTTTGAGACGGGACTACTTTGGAAAAATGGTGTTCCCGACTTCCCAGACAGCTACCCAATGGCGGAACGTCGGTTAAAAGCTTTGGAAAAGCGGCTCTCCAAGAATCCGGAGCTTCAGCAAAATGTATTTCAACAAATCGTGGAGTACCAAAGGAAAGGGTATTGTCACAAAGCAACGCAAGCAGAGTTAGACGACActgagaatttcaaaaaatggtATTTACCACTGAACGTCGTCCAACATCCTAAGAAGCCGGGTAAAGTCCGTTTAGTGTGGGACGCAGCCGCAACCGTAAATGGAGTATCGCTGAACAGTAACTTGCTGAAAGGTCCTGACTTACTCACCGCCTTACCATCAGTGATCTGCAAATTCAGAGAAAAACCGGTGGCCTTCGGTGGTGATGTGCGCGAAATGTATCACCAATTGCGCATCAGAGAAGCAGACAAACAAACTCAACGTTTTTTATTCCGTTTTGATCCCAGAAGCCCGCCCGAAATCTATGTTATGGACGTAGCAACATTTGGATCTGCAAGTTCACCGTGCTCTGCACAAtttgtgaaaaatttaaatgccAAGGAATATGCCACCCAGTTTCCCGAAGCAGCGAAAGCGATCGTCGAACGACATTACGTCGACGACTACTACGACAGTGTCGACTCGGAGGAAGTTGCAGTACGGCGAGCCAAGGAAGTACGCTTCATTCACTTGAAGGCCGGATTTGAAATTAGAAACTGGGCCTCAAATTCTGAAAATGTCTTGCGAGAATTAGGTGAGTCAAAACATGAAACAACAATCCATTTTCAGCAGGACAAGATAACTGAAAAGGAACGCGTATTAGGTCTCATTTGGGATACGAAACTCGATGTGTTTTCTTTCTGTATTCCGACTAAAGAAGACGTATTTGCTTTCGATAATCGTCCTACAAAACGTCAAGTTCTCAGTACCGTAATGTCTCTCTTTGACCCGTTGGGTCTGCTGGCTCCACTCACCGTATTGGGCAAGATGTTAATCCAGGATTTATGGAGAACCGGATGTGATTGGGATGAACTAATTTGCGAGGACACATTCTCTGAATGGAAGCGTTGGATTGAATTACTGCGCGATGTGGAACTGGTCAAAATTCCCAGACCGTACTTTGGTAGCACCCTCTCGACTGAGTATCACGGGGTTCAACTTCACGTCTTCTGCGATGCTGGTGAAAAGGCATTCGGTTGTGCAGGCTATTTTCGAATTGTCGTTGGCGGGCGAGCTATATGTTCTTTAGTTATGGCTCGTACGAAAGTTTCCCCTTTGAAGCAGCTTACAATCCCGCGCTTGGAACTGCAAGCAGCGGTACTAGCGGCCAAACTAGCTAAAGCAATCCGGCGATATCACTCTTTGAAAGTAGAAAAGGTTTTCTTTTGGACCGATTCTCAAACCGTTCTCTCGTGGATCAGATCCGACCAAAGAAAATACAAGCAGTTCGTGGGATTTCGCATCGGTTCCATATTAAGTTTAACGAATGTGACGGATTGGCGTTGGACACCGTCGAAATTGAACGTTGCCGACCACCTAACGAAGTGGGACAACATGCCGAGCATGCTGCCTGATGGTCAGTGGTTTCGAGGACTAGACTTTTTATATGAAGCAGAGCAACAGTGGCCAAAACAGGTACAACCACAACCAAACACGACGACAGAAATGCGGGCGATCTTTCTTCTGCACGACATAGTACTGATTGAACCCTTCATAGATGCCAACCGAATTTCAAAATGGAATGTGCTAGTTCGGACGGTGGCTTGTCTATACCGTTTCATCTCGAATTGCCGACGGAAACATCGTGGCCAACCTATCGAGGCCTTTACGTGTACGGAAAATCAACGGGAACTGATTTGCTCGTTTATACCAGCAATCAAAGTTGGATTGCGGAAAGATGAATACCGGTCTGCCGAAGAAGGGTTGTTTCGAATGGCACAGTGCGAAGCGTTTGGAGACGAAATAAAAATCCTTCGAAGAAATCGACAAGTTCCGCGAGACAAATGGATGTCCTTAGAGAAGTCCAGTCCTCTTTACAAAATGACTCCTTTATTGGACTCGTCGGACGTTCTTCGACTCGAAGGCCGCAGCGCTGGAGCAGAGATGTTACCATTCGATTTGCGTTTTCCTATCGTGTTGCCTAAAGACAATATTATTACCACCAGACTAGTGCAATATTATCACGCTCGGTTCGGCCACGCTTTCAGGGAGACCGTCAAATGCGAAATCAAACAGCGTTTCGTTATACTTAACTTAAGTTCCGTAATTGCAAATATAGAAAGACAGTGCGCCTGGTGTAAAGTTAACAAAAACCGTCCGAGCATTCCCCGAATGGCTGCACTACCTGTTCAAAGGTTAACACCGTATCGACGACCATTTACTTTCGTTGGGGTTGACTATTTAGGACCAGTAATTGTAACGATCGGTAGGCGATCGGAAAAAAGATGGATAGTCGTTTTCACCTGTTTGGTAGTCCGTGCCATTCACCTCGAAGTGGCGAATAGTCTTAACGCTCAATCATGTTTGATGGCTATCAGGCGCTTTATCTGTCGCCGGGGACCGGCTGCTGAATACTTTTCGGACAACGGGACTAATTTCCGAGCTGCAAGCAAAGAAATTACACAGCAAATACGTGAGGTCCAGAAAGAGTGCGCAGAGGAAATGACAGATGCTAGGACACAATGGCACTTCAACCCACCTGCCGCTCCCCACATGGGAGGAGTGTGGGAGAGAATGGTCAGAACCGTTAAAGCGACGATGGCTTCTCTGGACGACGGGAGGAAACTAACCGACGAAATTCTTCACACAACGTTATGTGAAGCCGAAGATATGATCAACAGTAGACCGTTACTTTTTGCTTCATTGGAGTCTCCCCTGCCTGTACTTACGCCAAATGATTTTCTGCGTGGATCGTGCCCTAATGAGCCTCAGGAGGTCGTACCACCTACAAATGTAGCGCTAGCGTTGCGTGACTCGTATAAGCGATCTCAGCAGCTATCAGATGAGCTTTGGAAACGGTGGATTAGAGAATATGTTCCCAGCATAAACCTCCGAACGAAATGGTTTTCCGAGACACGATCATTAAGCAAAGGTGATCTGGTCTATGTGGTAGACGGTGATCGACGTAAGGCGTGGATTCGAGGAGTGATTGAAGAACCAATCGTTTCCAGTGACGGAAGGGTCAGACAGGCTGTTGTTCGAACGAACAGTGGTACCTACAAACGCGCGGTTGCAAAACTAGCCGtcttagatattgaaggtggtaACGCTGCTCCGATACAAGGAAGCGGATCAGGATTACGGGTCGGGGATTGTTGCGAAAACGACGCCCGCGACAAATAA